One segment of Gammaproteobacteria bacterium DNA contains the following:
- a CDS encoding phosphoribulokinase, whose amino-acid sequence MSVKHPVVAVTGSSGAGTTTVKNAFEHIFRREGINPVVVEGDSFHRYNRAEMKEAIAKFQNEGKILSHFGPEGNVFDKLEELFKHYGKTGGGQTRKYLHSEEEAVPYKSLNLSPGEFTPWEDIPSGTDLLFYEGLHGGVVAGDVDVAKHVDLLVGVVPIVNLEWIQKIHRDNAQRGYSAEAIVDTILRRMPDYISYVTPQFSRTHVNFQRVPTVDTSNPFIARDIPTPDESFIVIRFRQPQRVDFPYLLNMIDGSFMSRPNTIVVPGGKMGFAMELILTPMIHDLIEKKRKA is encoded by the coding sequence ATGTCAGTTAAACATCCTGTTGTTGCCGTCACGGGCTCATCCGGCGCAGGCACAACGACTGTTAAAAATGCCTTTGAGCACATTTTTCGTCGCGAAGGTATAAACCCTGTGGTTGTGGAAGGTGATAGTTTCCATCGTTACAACCGTGCGGAAATGAAAGAGGCAATTGCCAAGTTCCAGAACGAAGGCAAGATTCTGAGCCACTTTGGTCCAGAAGGTAATGTGTTCGACAAACTGGAAGAGCTGTTTAAGCATTACGGTAAGACAGGTGGTGGGCAGACTCGTAAGTATCTGCATAGTGAAGAGGAAGCCGTTCCCTATAAGAGTCTGAATCTGAGCCCAGGTGAATTTACGCCATGGGAAGACATTCCTTCTGGTACTGATTTGTTGTTCTATGAAGGCTTACACGGTGGTGTGGTTGCAGGTGACGTGGACGTGGCCAAACACGTCGATCTTCTGGTCGGCGTAGTGCCTATCGTCAACCTGGAGTGGATACAGAAAATTCACCGCGACAATGCGCAACGCGGTTATTCAGCAGAGGCAATTGTTGACACCATTCTGCGTCGTATGCCTGATTACATCAGTTACGTTACTCCGCAATTTTCACGTACGCATGTTAATTTCCAGCGTGTACCGACGGTGGATACATCGAATCCTTTCATCGCGCGTGATATTCCTACGCCTGATGAAAGTTTTATTGTGATTCGTTTCCGTCAACCACAACGAGTAGATTTTCCCTATTTGTTGAACATGATAGATGGTTCATTTATGTCACGTCCCAATACTATCGTGGTTCCAGGTGGAAAGATGGGATTCGCAATGGAGTTGATTTTGACGCCTATGATTCACGATTTGATCGAGAAGAAGCGCAAGGCGTGA